From the genome of Medicago truncatula cultivar Jemalong A17 chromosome 2, MtrunA17r5.0-ANR, whole genome shotgun sequence:
aaaattgtggaAGTTTCTCTAGTTTATCACTCTtgcttattgaaaagaaaatgctcAAAGCTTCAAATTTCTAAGCGCTTGAAAGATAGCCAAAACTTGAGCAAAAATTCTCAGATGATTGATAATGATAGATAGTTTGTGATAAAGCGCAAAGCCAAGGTACAAGTTTCCAGTTTTTCTAGGTTTTACTTGAATAGGAAATGAGTACTTTGCACAAATTTCAGTTCATCTAGTTCTCCGCGataatgtgtttgtttgtgaaCCACTTAGTACTAGCCAAAAAGTGAGGAAACCTCAAATATTTGTACTATATGCAAGGAGACCGGCATTCATTGTTTTAACTCGGTTATTTTATGTTAAAtccaatatttgttttaaattgtgTAAAGACATGGAAAGGATCAAGgcatattttgtttaatgagAGAAACATACTTGACCACAAATAGCCTACCTTGTGAGAAGAGCGAGTATTTGTTAACCCACTTGAGCCAAATGAAGCAAGGTCCTCAATTATGAACTGTCAATTCATAAGCACAATGCTTGATGAATTCGccctatatttttcaaaatccagttcATTTTTGTTGCACTATCGGACCTTGATATGTTTTAATTGTTGAACCCTAAACCTTCATTGTTATTTGTCCCTTTTTGCCATAGATTAAGGGAACATTCAAATAGGGTATGTTTTCATTCAAGTTGGGGAGAAAAGGTAGATGTTCATCATTTGTCAAGTGAATTGGTGTAATCAGAAATTTTGATCAAGACAACATTGTTTGtatatgaaaaaagaaagaaaaagaaaaatgtgtacatgataaaaacaagaaaagaagaaaaagaaaaagaaagaaaaatccaaaaatagaatAAGTTGTCAAGATCAAGGAGTATCATGTTTTAACACCAAGGGTTTGTTAGGGAATTCTAGTAAATTTGTCTTTTGAATGTGAATAGAAGGAATGTTCCCTTATGCTTGACCATTTGAATTCAATTGACCCACAAATGTCCTTTCTTTTGTAGCCAAGCCAAATTACAACCCTAAAAGACCTTTTGATCCATGTTTTTATGCTTTTTGAAATGATAATTGGATGGACATATAACTTGATTTGGATGTTAACTTGATTGCCGGATGTGTGTTCATAACCCTCACTCATTTGATTTCAATTGCATATCTACTTACAAAGAAGTGTGTTAGGTGTGGTTCGTGAATAAATGTTTTATTGACTTGAACTATTTGACATGAACTTTGTGCATAGAACTCATTTCATATTTGTGGTAGAATTCCAGATTAGTTGGAAACTCAGACTTGCCCGCGCATTCTCTTTGAATCATTCATCTAAGAATGTTTTCAAACCTTTTGTACTTGTGTCTTGTCATATTAACTTGTTTGATTTTCAAGATTTTGTTTGAGGACAAACAAAGagttaagttggggagagtttgataagtgctagaaagttgtaatttaagtgatatattttaggcacttttgttacttgttttgcaagttattaagggaaaagccgagaaataagtgattattgcccttttacgctttatctatcttacttcacccatttgtgcaggattcgaactcaagacatcaagcaaagagaagaaaatcgagaaaagtacaaaaaggcagaaaaaggagatcactcgcctccaactcgccatggcaagcagcaaaggcgagcaattccagaatgcaacaaagatcacacgccaccaactcgcaatggcgagtagaAGGCGAgcttactcgccgtggcgaatggaaggactcgcgaggcgagtaagggcggtttagcctctaaatgctgacgtggcacaaacccaatggggaagaaacttcaactcgccatggcgaatgaagcagctcgcgaggcgagtgaaggCAGActcagaattctataaatagcccactcaaccatttcagaaaaagttagttttttatatagtttttagatagtttttctcttagtttttcacttgtaatatttctagagagagagatagggcttgtgctttatagagtgagagtgatagagagtggattcttcatcctttgttgagacatcacaagttgtaatgaatcttgcttcttcaattcattcttgcaaggcttccatgacaatgagtagctaaatctcctttgttgggactagaggtacttgatcataGCTTAAACATGTAATcctttgatctataaatatatggttctagcatttgatttgatattgatgttattcttgcactttaatctttatctttgatttaattgtgattgagaaatacttttgaatctaggtttagaataaccatctatcaaaacatagtttctagacatggaatcgatgttttgataatcaccttgagtatccaaacctaaagctttcttatcatttaatagattgagaaatcatcgattgaacgataagatcgactcttgaatcgttcaatagtttgagacatcgaccattgaatgatacaattgatttcacaatattgtttggacacgaatggtgttgtcgagggatacgtgataatatcaaagaaaagctagaatccatgtatgatcattaggttacgtgcgacgctcgatcaaggaactctaatcctaacaagttttacgccctattaatctcaattttatcatttgcaatctagttactaaaacaaacaatcaaCTATCGTTTAActtgaaatgatatttggtgtcgaacggtccgcgatatcgcactagtccctgaggagacgatataaatacttacaattgtttgatgcaaaaatactacatcaatgACACATCATACACTTTTAAACATTGTTGTTAAAATTTAGGATTCTGCGACTTTATTCACCTTCAACGACTCAAATCCATAGGAGAATACCAAAACATGCAAAATCTTAGTAAAATCGCataatttcaaaggattttgtccattttttagtttttgtggaCTTTAAACTGAGTTATTTATGACTATAtacaatttataacatatatttattattatttttgtttggatagaatccatcgattttgattgcgattttacgattttcGACTTTATTATCTTATATAGATTTTATTGTGATTTTACGATTTTCAATTTTACTATTCCCTTTGAAACTGAAGTAAAATCCTGATTTTAACACCTTGTTTCTAAAGAACAAATCTAGAGAGCCCCACTTTATCTCCTGTTTCTTTGACATCGTTCAGTGTCTGTTGTCTATACTCCCTCAAAGTGAATTTCTTATATACAGCTGGCTTGTTTTCACTTTGTATAACTGCATCATTGAAGGGACAATAGAAAAATGCTGTAGAAAACCTCTCTACCTCTTCAGCAGCAACCACTCTGTGTTTTATGCTTTTGTAAACATCATTGCTTAATGCCTGCAAGGACACATATATTGGAGTAATTAAAGGTTCCATATTTCGTCAACCTATAAgacaaaaaatattgagaatatTTTTACTTACTGTAGTAATTAACTAATGTCATACTCCTGAtgattaacttttttatattatgATGTCCAACTAATGATGAGTTAACCGAAAAAATTAAGCTTGTAAGATGAAAAAACTTTGGCAAAACCTTATGGGCCTCCTTGGTTGGCAAATAAAAAAGTAGGATATATAGTAAGCAAATAaaatgtaatgtaatatataCATCATAATACTTTTGCACAATCTAATGTTTaagataaaataagaaaataatttccTGATTGATCACCTCATAAAATataatgtaaaatataaaaatataaatacaaattttgTCACAAGGGttcttttatgttttatatataatatatacatcaTATTATTCTTTggtttattgaaaatataaaatataatagtatGTCTTATCTGGATTTTAACTGAAGCATATAGTAGAATATATCATATGGTTATTCagctatcttatcttatctttgTTTTTGAATGGCAAATATACATACACACACTCAAGAATTATAAAGTGTTCATTAGCATGCTGCACATTTTGGTTTTGGATACACACAAAAaccacttttttctttaaaagtaAGTAATGCAACTCATCccaactttctctctttccTTATTTAGACCAatcatttttttaggggaagcTAAATGACCTTTTAATTTTAGTCTAAAAAGAAGTTAAGTGAAGTTTAATTTTTCCACAaagattgaaaataaataaataaatgatagtATTGAGAAGAAAATACATAGATGTAATATTTCTGATgttgtattatttattaataactTTTCACCAACTATTTGTGTTACAAAGTTCACCATAGAATTGAAAGTCAATATCATATCATGCatgtatataaattttatattaatatgacATTATTTTCTATGATATTGAGATAAGTCATAGTAAAGATTTGTACaatggaaaatgtatgatgtgaCAATATGTTTATTAGTTTTCATCACTTTATTAGTCAATTTTTTAAGAATGAATTGAgcctaatataaaaattaaatatagttGAGAGTCTGTCCAATTTTTATTGGGTCACATGCTATCAGGTCACCACTATTAGATCATTTAGATTACACTCCATATATCAAGTCCTAAACGTGAGTGAatgtgttaagagtctcacattgaAAGAGATAAATCTTGAACATAAATTTATAAGGAAATGCAATATTCACTCAACCCAAAGTTTAAGAGTTAATGTTCgatacaattttattaaattatgttaattttaacgtatctttttttgtggtgtccgggcTTCGAACctgaaccttacatatattatgcattgtttcttACCAACTGCGCTAAGCTCACGGAAACTAATTTTAACGTATCTAAATAATATATAACAGACTAGtatattaaataattgtattCTTCTTTTGtatattaacataaaaatgTATAGACATGATCTACATATTAGAGGatgcttttttttcttcttcattttctaattaaataacaattcattttaaatggaagtataaattttaaatgcTGGTACACAGGAGATCTCCCAAAATgatcaccaaaaacaaaagatttttattttgaaatacagTGTTAGGCAATAATAAGAAGGAGAGTTCCCCCACCCCCCAACAACTCATCTCTGGTTTTCTCAGTGTTTCTATATTGGactattatattaataatttggAGGGTTTTGTACCCATTACCTACTGCAAACTGAAAATGGGAGATACATACATATTTGACATTATTATAAGACATGTCACtctcaacataaaaattaacaatactaatattattatttatttttatttttttaaaaaatcatgtaTGACTTTGCAaaagatttttatttaaaaatacagTGTTAGGCAATAAGGGTCATGttaaaaaactcaaaagaaCATTTCCTTATATACTtgatttgtcatttaaaaaagaaagggaaagtAACATTTGCAAATTTAAAAGATATAATGAGAggacataaataaaataaagtgaagaaaattcacCTGAAATAAATCACCAATATTAACAACTAGAGCACTTGGATTAGGCTTGACATCAACCCATTTTCCATCTTTCATCAATTGCAATCCCCCGACACTATCTTGATAGAGTATGGTAAGGAAACTAGTGTCACAATGAGCCAAGAGGCCAAACACTTCTGAAGATATAGGGCATGGAGGATATCTATTTAGTCGAATGAAAGAACTTTTTGGCAAGTAATTCTCTTGAAAATGGTTGGATTTCATATTCACTTTGAGAGCAAGAATCTCCACCAAGTTTTCGGCAAGGGTATCCATTCTTGTTGCAAAATCTTCAAGGCTTGATCTATACTCACAAAGTGTACTTCTATAAGGCATAGTAAAACTACACATGACAACAAACTAAGGCATTTACACACATAAGTATCTTgaaattagatatatatttttatagggtGCATCtaatatgaactttttttttacaataatgtGCACAAATGTGTGTCACACTAGTTTACATTATGACGTTGTGTATATTAAGTTTAggcttcattttaaaaaatttgcatCTTTTAGAGGATTACAACTATGTATTTGTTAAACCTTGAAGTGTCATTTTTAGATATGTACATGAACTATGCAAAAGTAGCAAAAATCCATAATTTACTCTATCGTGCCTAACTTTGTGATTAGCTTGATTTATAATTCTTCAATATCCCAAAATTAGTTGGTGTCCTTGtaatatacaataaaaaaaatagatgaaatTCACATTGTCAAAGAGATTTCAGATAGCGGGTAAAAATTTAGGTTATGTCTcgggacactggttaaggaagacaaaaactgaaattttaaattgaaaatgataCTTTTTCAACTTTTGATGCATTGACGGTACAACTTCCGATACAAATACTACTACTATATTTGATTCTTTAAATATTATCTCTTGggcattttcctaaaaaatttactttataACCTTAAGGAAGATTTCAATGCAATCCTCATATATAAATGGatattctattttcttttatttttctcacaaaaggggaaaaaataaaatgtttcagCATATACTTTTTTCTCCatcaatcttttctttttcaaaattaaacgaaagaattaaacaaaattttcatgTTTTCTCTTAAAACAAACGAAGGAAATGGATGTGTATCACAAGTCAGCAAGCTAGGAAAGTCATCCACAATAGTAATGGACTTAGTTACATTTTATACAGTGATAATAAGTTAAAACATCTATTCTTCATTGTCCCCAAAAAAAGAAAGCTTGCTAAGGTTCAAATCCAATGACTAAAAGTGAACAAATAGTAAATAAAGATAGGGCCATTCTATTGTTCacatagaaaaaatttcaaggTTGACCCTTATCATGTTTCAAAAagattatcaattttataacataagaAAGAGATGTACATGcaatattttataacaaaaaatattaaaaaggcAAAGGTCTATTTTGGACCTCTTTCGGTACTCGGAAGTCCATATTAGGGCACccagtaaataaataattattttagtttaccAATTAGAAATTATTATATCATAGAGTGTCTCTATATTGAGAATAAAAATCCAGTTCCACAATCCACAAgtcttaattcattttttaagtcAGATAAACTGATCTTTAAGACTGTTCAATGACACTTAACTATTGCTGAAAAGTCGAACAACAGTTAACTAATATTGAACCAATGGTAGttgaaaaaaaagatcaatTTGCAAAGTGAGAAGAGTAAATTCCATAAAATTAAAGTCTAAGTTGTCTTTACCTTACAAACAAAAAGGGAGTTGACTAAAATCCAAAATCTAACATAATATTAAAACTTATCAAAGATCTATGAATGCTACTCTTCTCACTTCTCAAATTGCTCAAAAACATACTTCCCGCGATAATGAACTGTCTTTGGCTTTTCAACTGCAGTTATGTGACGTTAAGTACTTTTTAGAGTGcttcaatcactttttaaattggCTTAGCTGATTTTAAAAGTGTCCAACGACACTTAATTGTCgttggatgttgttgttggGACAACGGCAGTTGAAAAGTATTTTCCAGGATCTATACGAGATCATtctattttctccataatttagACCTAGTTAAGTCTCAAACTGTCTAGGAATATGTATTGGGAAAAGGATCAAAATTAGGTATTgttttatggaaaatgttaacaactACCATTAactcattttatatttaaattttaagttgaaatggttttttttatattattgaataCACAGTTTGTGTGTTGAACTATGATAGGAAAATTAAACAATAcatcatttgtttgtttttaattgtcGTTTTAAAATAGTATAcgcaaatttaaaaaatagatttttggagtgatattttctattgtaccctcattttaatccatcaataattattttattttatttttaacacactttctcttttttttcaatcaatttgattttctcccctaaaaaaataatcaattgatATACTTGTTCAACAAAATCCTTTTTTTAGACATTATATCTCTCCcttaacaaacaatttttttaataagttaaaaaatttcaacttcaGATCAATCAAGATATAACTAAgtttccttaaaatatatatatatatatatatatatatatatatatatataactattttcttcaactttccTCTAACTCCTTTAATCTAAATTTAGGCTTCAACTATGACTTTAACCAATACTCGATTTACATTGTGTGACATAAGTTTAGGCTTCAACACCtttaaaatttttaacaatACTACGGTCTTAATTATAGAATTTCTACTCTTCATGGATCTATTATCAAaggtaacaaaattttgtttaaaaactaaaactgtgtaaaaaacaaatttgaactttataaatacataatattaattagtttaattGAAAAAGAGTAAGTTTGTAATTGAGAAAGAgtataattgataaattgtacctttaaaatattaaaaccatagttaattaaaaacacaaaatcaaacatcAAACGACACTAAAAAGAAACAGAAGGGGTAGTATATAAGTAacggaaatgctaacaagtgtcattagggcacttgttaaagattctaaaatagaaataatcaataagttttatgtaaaaaaaaaaatactttttcaggtttcaatgtgttgaatatATCAATCTCAtacattatttcttttttaggcTTCTCATCAAATATCCTAagagcacttgttagcattttctaaTAAGTAAATGTGCTAAagttttgtgtgtgtgtgtataatgcaaaaaaataaaaataaaaacaaaaatagatcccctcaaaaacaaaaaaaataattgatgtgAAGAAAACCAACCTCAAAGTTATATGCTGGTCCATATTTGGTATATCTGTCAGAGCAAAATGAAAGGCTTCAGACCAAGAAAGCTGTCTTAGATTGGTAGCACATGGATTCCCCCATCTGTATGTTTTTGGAGACAAATTAAAGACAGTTTCTGCAGATAACTTGTTCACAAAAGGTTGATAGAACAATTTCTTTTGCTCAGATATCATCTTGTTCAGAATCTCATTTGAAATTCCATGATTAATAATCTGAAAGAAACCCCATTTACTAGCAGCTTCACTTATTTCTTTCATGCACTCTTCTCTTTTAGGATCTTCAAGATTTAACTTCTCAAGATCAATCAAAGGTAGTTCCTCACTTCCCTCTACCTTAGAGTACAAATCATTTTCTGAATTATCTCCAAGATTTTTTTCCAATAGAGTGTTGTATATCTTTAAAAAGGGAGGTTCAAAATCCATTTCCATCTAGAATTCTGAAAAGCTGGATGATTTGGAACTTCCAATTAGTTGTTTAATcaatgataaagaaaatatgCATGTTTTGGAATTTCCAATTAGTTGTTTAATCAATGATCAActaaattttgaaacaaaatcaaTGGTCAAAAATCTAGTTCGATCTAGAATTCTGCAATTAATTACTAGGTTAAATctatattctattttaaattaattcaatGAAATTACTAGAATTCTGCACTtactaattaatataatttcttttttaccaaaaaGAATCTTCAATTCAATAGTCTAGTGTTAAATTTCAAACAAGTTCATAGATGAAGATTTTCCTTGTTGATTAATGCTTAACCTGTATTTTAAGGGTTTATTCTAGCTATCACTGTGTTGCcctaatttttaatttctatgatacacaaacacacatacatatgaattCAGCTATGAGTTTGAAGACTTCAAAGACATATACTAGATATGATAAGAAAAATTATACTAAGATCACCTGTAAGTGCTTGAGTATGAAACGATGATTATGGAATTTAAACCAACTtcatatattaaagaaaatacAACTATCTAGTATACTATATAGTTTGGAATCTTTGGATATTTGTTATTGAAATGGTGTTTTGCGTGCAGGTATTTATAGGCATCCGGGAAGCATGGAATTAATCGTACTACAATTGAGTATATGGTTGAAGCAGAGAACACTTGGCAAAACATACCATCGGATAAAAAGTGGACAGGATGgcaattacaagaaaaatattttgtggACACTCATGTACTAAATAACATTTTGACtaagataaaaatagaaaaagagatAGAGATATGATAGATGTGTTATGTTGATGATGAGAGAGATAGATAGCAAATAAAGTGTTGGATAGGTGTAAGGAAATTAGAggtgtataaatatcatttagaTCCGTccattcaaaatatatatatatcatttaggTTTTAGAAAATTTGACGTATTGAATATGTGAAATTATATCCTTATGTATGAGTGATGATTTAAGTACCATCACCGATTCTCAAAGTCGGTTCTGTTGGTAagaaaataattcatatttCACACGAGTGAGTTTGACTCTTTAGTATCGGTGTAAAAACatcattatttgatttttatttttgacaagatCATTACTTGATAAATTATAAGTATCTATGTCAATGAtcttcaaattttaagatataCTCTAATCTACGAAGCTTTAAAACTCAACTCGtctaaagatttaaaaaaaaaatctccaattGACTTGTATGAATTAACTTATGTTTTTCACTCTATAAGAATATGTTTTTCATTTGgcataataaatttttaattaagatttaattaaatatgaggGTCAGcaactaattaaattattatttttgagattttttttataaagaaaattgaaGAGGAAATTATATTAGTGATGGTGGCACTAAAACCATTTGACAATTGTTATTGGAACTCAGTCTCTTCAGTGTCAAAGTCAGCACTAAACTAACCCAtaataaacaattaataatcaatattttacTAGTATAGATAAACATCTtacattatatatacacacactagTGTTACGTGGAATAATCTATTGTAtaatatctgttttttttttttttttctttcaaggatgtagtataatatttgttttagtttgtttgtttcattttataatatttattgttgtatcTAAACCTATTTAAATTTGGAAAAGGATTTCGTTTGCTTAGgaaaattttgtaacaaaaaagatgtaattaaaattatagctagtttaatatttttattataataaaaaatttgaattgttaaggataaatttttctaaaaaaattaataattatgatAGTAATTTCgaaatttcttttatataatgCTATAAATAACACTATTTGTAGTTTAAGTAAtattattctctatttttttacagaaaagTAATATTATTCTAtagagtactttttttagaggtCTATAATAATTTTGCCAACATAAGGTTTATATAGATTTTTACTTTTGACGAAATAAATAGTAGTGTttgcttgaccaaaaaaaatagtagtgtTTCAACgtttaatataaattaagtcAAAAAATGGATCTACTAtttttagtcaattttttttgggtcaaatttTTAGTGAAATTTAGTAAATTATTATCCCTATTTTCACTTTTTACTATATAATATACTATTattatatagtatattttttattaaaatctgTTAAAGTCTATTTTGAAGCATTATTTAAAAGTCTATATCAGATTGACccctttaagaaagaaagaaactgtTCCTATGACGGCCAATAGATTTTTGTCATAAAGTTATGTAAAATAATATGTCTCCCAGAAAATTATCCAAACACATAACTTTTGAGAAATCAATTCTtaagttcataaaaaaattgacagaaTATTGTTTCCCGTCGTTTTGTTTGTGCACTAAAAGTTTGATCTGGTAGTCATATCAATAGGTCCACAAATTTCTTTTGTGTGTTCAAATAATAATAGCTTTTTTCTGTATAATACTTTTTCATGCTTCCAGTTTATTCcaaatatataataatgttttctattccgtaaaaaaaaaaggtttaattgcacttttggacccttatttttccaaaagttgcggttatggctccctaactaatttaaatacaaaacaatcccttatgttttgatttttttgtagttttggaccccagtccattagtgaggtgccacgtggccccctaaataatacacgtggcacctcactaatggactgggggtccaaaactgccaaagaatcaaaacatagggggctgttttgtatttaaattagttagggggccataactgcaacttttggaaagataggggtccaaaagtgcaattaagccaaaaaaaaatatgttttctaATTTGGGTggaactaattttattttttttgacaagtggGTGGAACTAATTgtttttaggaaaatgttaatatgtaatgaacacatttttttagagaatttaaaattaaaagtaaaagataTTTATCTTAAAAGTTGTTCATTAAGCCAAACATATTTTTcgtgtaaaatttttatttttgaattttttaacctATGCTTTTAGGCTACAAGTTAACAAAACCTATTTTCATAAGCCAAATTTCCTAGTGCAGAGACATGTTAAATAAAGacttattttccttcaaaaaaaataaagacttaTTTATGTTGACATTTATTAAGCTTCACCCTTACTTTGCTTACCTTAAGCTAAATAGTTAGTTGTATAGCTAGAGTTAGTTACTTGTGTAAACATCCATTCAATTAATTTACTAAATGAAGATTTAATCATTTTCTCTTCACTTGCATCAAGGGCATGATAGATCGAATTATCTTTTGTTTATTCTTCCCCACAATTCTCGTTCGa
Proteins encoded in this window:
- the LOC11407932 gene encoding gibberellin 2-beta-dioxygenase 8, with translation MEMDFEPPFLKIYNTLLEKNLGDNSENDLYSKVEGSEELPLIDLEKLNLEDPKREECMKEISEAASKWGFFQIINHGISNEILNKMISEQKKLFYQPFVNKLSAETVFNLSPKTYRWGNPCATNLRQLSWSEAFHFALTDIPNMDQHITLRSSLEDFATRMDTLAENLVEILALKVNMKSNHFQENYLPKSSFIRLNRYPPCPISSEVFGLLAHCDTSFLTILYQDSVGGLQLMKDGKWVDVKPNPSALVVNIGDLFQALSNDVYKSIKHRVVAAEEVERFSTAFFYCPFNDAVIQSENKPAVYKKFTLREYRQQTLNDVKETGDKVGLSRFVL